The following coding sequences lie in one Flagellimonas eckloniae genomic window:
- a CDS encoding RagB/SusD family nutrient uptake outer membrane protein has product MKKIIYILLPCVMVLFASCADEFIDLTPPAAITDAVFYNEAEHFEQGSNRFYTDLLGWGDQGIYADHGSDLVGYVEDSDMQIYGRGDTQPDENDGYYSSAYVAIRDMNLLLQRAETYEGEESIAEYVAATKFHRAWQYFFLVQRFGGVTLVTEPLAADSEQLFAPRNSRYEVVAQILTDLDDAIAGLPNEANIASEDKGKISREAAMGFKAEVLLHEATWMKYVGTTTDGDGTSSGAGSAGNDPSNINAYLQEAATLCKSIMDSGTFELWDYNDDLDDLSSNFLFNLEDSGSNPAGLDKASNKEFIFYAKYDFTFRQASTLLSHVYEGRVKPSRKIIDMFLCTDGLPIDQSPLFQGYFNKADEFLNRDYRMRAYFTYHRNLGELPENEDEVLNGTNNFGYRNSKFMSWLWGTDEAYRATTTEAYDMPLLRLAEVYLMYAEALYELNGSLTDVEMNESINLVKDRAGLPPISNTFLATNGMDIGAEIRRERAIELYAEGATRFNDLKRWGIAEQELNQTIFGAVIEGTAYDGNPDLYDPSGYGFPEETTTTGVGDRRCLVVYPSSLRNFTREDYLFPLPTAQTGLNENLLQNPGY; this is encoded by the coding sequence ATGAAAAAAATTATATATATACTATTACCATGCGTTATGGTGCTCTTTGCATCTTGTGCAGACGAATTTATAGACTTAACACCGCCAGCTGCAATCACAGACGCAGTTTTTTATAACGAAGCTGAACACTTTGAGCAAGGATCTAACCGGTTTTATACAGACTTACTTGGATGGGGAGATCAAGGGATTTATGCAGATCACGGGTCTGATTTAGTTGGTTATGTTGAGGACAGTGATATGCAAATCTATGGTAGGGGAGATACCCAGCCAGATGAAAATGATGGGTATTATTCAAGTGCCTATGTAGCAATTAGGGACATGAACCTTTTACTGCAGCGAGCAGAGACGTATGAAGGAGAAGAAAGTATTGCAGAATATGTAGCTGCCACAAAATTTCATAGAGCTTGGCAATATTTCTTTTTGGTACAACGGTTTGGTGGTGTTACGCTGGTAACAGAACCATTAGCTGCTGATTCTGAGCAATTGTTTGCCCCACGTAATAGCCGATATGAAGTTGTAGCCCAGATTTTAACGGATTTGGATGATGCTATTGCTGGTTTGCCCAATGAAGCTAATATAGCTTCTGAGGATAAGGGTAAAATTAGTAGGGAAGCTGCCATGGGATTCAAGGCTGAGGTTTTATTGCATGAAGCCACTTGGATGAAATATGTAGGAACCACAACTGATGGTGATGGTACTTCTTCCGGTGCTGGTAGTGCAGGGAATGACCCTTCAAACATCAATGCATATTTACAGGAGGCTGCTACATTATGTAAATCAATAATGGATTCTGGTACCTTTGAACTTTGGGATTACAATGATGACCTTGATGATTTAAGTTCAAATTTCCTATTTAATCTGGAAGATAGTGGGTCCAACCCTGCTGGATTAGACAAAGCGTCAAACAAGGAGTTCATATTTTATGCTAAATACGATTTTACGTTTAGACAAGCTTCAACACTTTTGAGTCATGTCTATGAAGGAAGGGTAAAACCCAGTAGAAAAATCATAGACATGTTTTTATGTACCGATGGCTTGCCTATTGATCAATCTCCATTATTTCAAGGATATTTTAATAAGGCAGATGAATTCTTAAACAGGGATTATAGGATGAGAGCTTATTTTACGTATCATAGAAATCTTGGTGAGCTACCTGAAAATGAAGATGAGGTTTTAAATGGAACAAATAATTTTGGATATAGAAATTCAAAGTTCATGAGTTGGCTTTGGGGAACCGATGAGGCGTATAGAGCAACAACTACAGAAGCATATGACATGCCATTGCTTCGTCTGGCTGAAGTATATTTAATGTATGCCGAAGCTTTGTATGAGTTAAATGGCAGCCTTACGGATGTAGAAATGAATGAGTCTATCAATTTGGTTAAGGATAGAGCAGGATTACCACCAATCAGCAATACCTTTTTAGCTACCAATGGCATGGATATTGGCGCTGAGATTCGAAGAGAGCGTGCAATTGAGCTATATGCAGAAGGAGCTACAAGGTTCAATGATTTAAAGAGATGGGGTATTGCCGAGCAAGAATTAAACCAAACCATTTTCGGTGCTGTTATAGAAGGTACCGCATATGATGGAAACCCTGATTTATATGATCCTTCTGGTTATGGCTTCCCAGAAGAAACCACCACAACTGGAGTTGGTGATAGAAGATGTCTAGTAGTATATCCTTCATCACTTCGAAACTTTACCCGTGAAGATTATTTATTCCCCTTACCCACAGCTCAAACAGGGTTGAATGAAAATTTACTGCAAAATCCAGGGTATTAA